Proteins from a single region of Candidatus Baltobacteraceae bacterium:
- the murC gene encoding UDP-N-acetylmuramate--L-alanine ligase, with translation MTQRLHFVGIGGIGMSAIARILLARGETISGSDVKESPMLDTLRAEGAHVFVGHDAANIAQARALVVSSAIDVANPEYREARAREIPIFRRGEMLAQLVRAGRGIAICGTHGKTTTTAMTASVLRLGGVDASLVLGGIAIDTGTNAHNGSGPWFLTEADESDGSFALLEPSVAVVTNIENDHLASDEELPKLVDDFERFLGKLPEDGTAIVGIDNPQSASLLGRARGAKTVTFGFAGDADVRPATLTFANLGSVFDVLAGDMCLGTVELNVPGAINIANALAAIAVGRALEIPFVQIARGLRAFNGVRRRFEILARNARMIVVDDYAHHPTAVRATIAAARQYHRGPIVVAFQPHRYSRTAYLAAQFADALRGADSVYLTPIYAASEQPVDGVSERSIGEPLQAGGTHVCYASDVADLPELLLRDAPDGALVLMLGAGNITTVAARLAREFAE, from the coding sequence GTGACGCAGCGTTTGCATTTTGTGGGAATCGGCGGGATAGGTATGAGCGCGATCGCTCGAATCCTGCTCGCGCGCGGTGAGACGATCTCGGGCTCCGACGTGAAGGAGTCGCCGATGCTCGATACGCTGCGCGCCGAAGGGGCGCACGTGTTCGTAGGGCACGACGCGGCTAATATCGCGCAAGCGCGCGCGCTCGTCGTGAGTTCGGCGATCGACGTTGCGAATCCGGAGTATCGCGAGGCGCGAGCGCGCGAGATTCCGATCTTCCGGCGCGGGGAGATGCTCGCGCAGCTCGTGCGAGCGGGGCGCGGAATCGCGATCTGCGGTACCCACGGTAAGACGACCACGACCGCGATGACGGCTTCGGTCTTGCGGCTGGGCGGCGTCGATGCGAGTCTGGTGCTCGGCGGGATCGCGATCGACACCGGCACCAACGCGCACAACGGCTCGGGCCCGTGGTTTTTAACCGAGGCCGACGAATCGGACGGATCGTTCGCGCTCCTCGAACCGAGCGTCGCCGTCGTCACCAATATCGAAAACGATCATCTGGCAAGCGACGAAGAATTGCCGAAGCTGGTCGACGATTTCGAGCGTTTTCTCGGCAAACTTCCCGAAGACGGGACGGCGATCGTCGGTATCGATAATCCGCAGAGCGCCTCGCTGCTCGGCCGAGCGCGCGGTGCCAAGACGGTCACCTTTGGATTTGCGGGTGACGCGGACGTGCGGCCGGCAACGCTCACGTTCGCGAATCTCGGTTCGGTTTTCGACGTCCTGGCAGGGGATATGTGCTTGGGAACCGTCGAGCTGAACGTTCCGGGGGCGATCAATATCGCCAACGCCCTCGCAGCGATCGCGGTCGGGCGCGCGCTCGAAATCCCCTTCGTGCAGATCGCGCGCGGGCTGCGCGCGTTCAACGGCGTGCGCCGGCGTTTCGAGATCCTCGCGCGCAACGCGCGCATGATCGTCGTCGACGACTACGCGCACCATCCGACCGCCGTGCGTGCGACGATCGCTGCGGCCCGTCAATACCATCGCGGGCCCATCGTGGTCGCGTTTCAGCCGCACCGCTACTCGCGCACCGCGTATTTGGCGGCGCAGTTTGCCGACGCGCTACGCGGTGCGGATTCCGTCTATCTGACGCCGATCTACGCCGCTTCGGAGCAGCCCGTGGACGGCGTGAGCGAACGCTCGATCGGCGAACCGCTGCAGGCCGGTGGAACGCACGTGTGCTACGCATCCGACGTTGCCGACCTGCCCGAACTCCTGCTGCGCGATGCGCCCGACGGCGCGCTCGTCTTGATGCTCGGCGCCGGGAATATTACCACCGTCGCGGCGCGTTTGGCGCGCGAGTTCGCGGAGTGA
- the murB gene encoding UDP-N-acetylmuramate dehydrogenase → MTASVLHAADRETLRAICGAGVAFDEPLAPFTYWKIGGPADAWIVVENEEQLAALMRFCAKRRVAWLALGSGSNLLVGDGGIRGLVLRLAGDFANIVVTHDDATVVVHAGASGNMPLLTAKAAAVGAVGVASLAGIPGSVGGSLRMNAGTDREMGDFVREVWVQSPGKPDPHPVTVQYYYRHTSLSSDAIVARVTLVFEKGDAKRVREEMQARLVRRKNTQPLALPNAGSCFRNPEGDKAARLIEALGAKGWREGGAEVSPLHANFINNVDRASARDVATLLARVRHGVFERFGVELQLEVHLVGEFTDSDDVCERAT, encoded by the coding sequence GTGACGGCGAGCGTTCTTCACGCGGCGGATCGCGAAACGCTGCGCGCGATCTGCGGCGCCGGCGTGGCGTTCGACGAACCGCTCGCGCCCTTCACGTATTGGAAAATCGGAGGCCCGGCGGACGCGTGGATCGTCGTCGAGAACGAGGAGCAGCTCGCGGCGCTGATGCGATTCTGCGCGAAACGCCGCGTGGCGTGGCTCGCGCTTGGCAGCGGCAGCAATCTGCTCGTCGGCGACGGCGGCATCCGCGGGCTCGTGCTGCGGCTGGCGGGGGATTTCGCAAACATCGTCGTCACGCACGACGACGCGACCGTCGTCGTGCACGCGGGGGCGTCCGGCAATATGCCGCTGCTCACGGCCAAGGCCGCCGCGGTCGGCGCCGTCGGCGTGGCTTCGCTCGCGGGAATACCGGGAAGCGTGGGCGGCTCGCTGCGCATGAACGCCGGAACCGATCGCGAGATGGGTGACTTCGTGCGCGAAGTGTGGGTGCAGTCGCCGGGTAAACCCGATCCGCATCCGGTGACGGTGCAGTATTATTACCGGCACACCTCGCTCTCCAGCGACGCGATCGTGGCGCGAGTGACGCTGGTCTTCGAGAAGGGCGACGCCAAGCGCGTGCGCGAGGAGATGCAGGCACGCCTGGTGCGCCGCAAAAACACTCAGCCGCTGGCGCTCCCCAACGCCGGCTCGTGCTTCCGCAATCCCGAAGGCGACAAGGCCGCCCGGCTGATCGAGGCGCTCGGCGCTAAGGGATGGCGTGAAGGCGGCGCGGAAGTCTCACCCCTGCACGCCAACTTCATTAACAACGTCGATCGAGCGAGCGCGCGCGACGTTGCGACGCTGTTGGCGCGCGTACGGCACGGCGTTTTCGAGCGCTTTGGCGTCGAATTGCAACTCGAAGTGCATCTCGTCGGTGAATTTACCGATTCCGATGACGTCTGTGAGCGAGCTACGTGA
- a CDS encoding amidohydrolase family protein: MTHDPLSCRCPHVPYSDRIFAQAEAYFGRRAFLIGAAAASAAIFLPWRARAAQGQTIVLKAAHLFDGHTLHTPGVLVLKGDRIVSMTAGDAGSDAKTIDLGAATIMPGLIDCHTHVAARVVPDTYLLALLPPHTAADNVAEASLYSIRNAQVMLRNGFTTIRDVGGGAGIDLALRNAIANGAIVGPRILAAGPSLSITGGHGDTNDLPEFVHVDQPIESGVSYGPYGFRERVREHVKRHVDLIKILATGGVLSYGDVWDIPQFNLDEVQAVVDEATKFERKVAAHAHGDKGIAIAVKGGVHSIEHATGVGEATLKEMQQRGTYLTPTIWALDSILQPGNPNKISAQSIAKAELAKQLRDEGMQRAVGTSVKMSYGTDAGVFPHKENNRDFALMVHHGMSAIDVLRSATSSAADLLGTRDRGVLAPGKLADIIAVPGNPSETITAVEHPSFVMLNGKHIAIDALAT; this comes from the coding sequence ATGACGCACGATCCGCTCTCATGCCGCTGTCCGCACGTTCCGTACTCGGACAGAATTTTCGCACAAGCGGAGGCGTACTTCGGCCGACGCGCGTTTTTGATCGGCGCGGCGGCGGCGAGCGCGGCGATCTTCCTACCGTGGCGCGCCCGAGCCGCGCAAGGTCAGACCATCGTGTTGAAGGCCGCGCATCTTTTCGACGGGCATACGCTGCACACGCCGGGCGTGCTCGTGCTCAAAGGCGACCGCATCGTTTCGATGACCGCCGGCGACGCGGGCTCCGATGCAAAGACGATCGACCTGGGCGCGGCGACGATCATGCCGGGACTCATCGACTGTCACACGCACGTAGCCGCGCGCGTCGTTCCGGACACGTACTTACTCGCGCTGCTCCCGCCGCACACGGCTGCGGATAACGTCGCGGAAGCCTCGCTCTACAGCATCCGCAACGCGCAAGTGATGCTGCGCAACGGATTTACCACGATTCGCGACGTCGGCGGCGGAGCCGGCATCGATTTGGCGCTGCGCAACGCGATCGCTAACGGGGCGATCGTCGGACCGCGCATTCTGGCGGCCGGCCCGTCGCTCTCGATCACCGGCGGGCACGGCGACACGAACGATCTGCCGGAGTTCGTGCACGTCGATCAGCCGATCGAATCGGGCGTATCGTACGGCCCCTACGGCTTTCGCGAGCGAGTGCGCGAACACGTCAAACGCCACGTCGATCTCATTAAGATCCTTGCAACCGGCGGCGTGCTCTCGTACGGCGACGTGTGGGATATTCCGCAGTTTAATCTCGACGAAGTTCAAGCGGTCGTCGACGAAGCGACCAAGTTCGAACGCAAAGTGGCCGCGCACGCGCACGGCGACAAGGGCATCGCGATCGCCGTCAAGGGCGGCGTGCACTCGATCGAGCACGCGACCGGCGTGGGCGAAGCCACGCTCAAAGAGATGCAGCAGCGCGGCACGTATCTCACGCCCACGATCTGGGCGCTCGATTCGATACTTCAACCGGGCAATCCGAACAAGATCTCCGCGCAGTCGATCGCGAAGGCCGAACTCGCCAAGCAATTGCGCGACGAAGGCATGCAGCGCGCGGTCGGCACTTCAGTAAAGATGAGCTACGGCACCGACGCCGGAGTGTTCCCGCATAAAGAAAACAACCGCGACTTCGCGCTCATGGTGCATCACGGAATGAGCGCCATCGACGTGTTGCGTTCGGCAACATCGAGCGCCGCCGACCTGCTCGGCACGCGCGATCGCGGCGTTCTCGCCCCCGGCAAACTCGCCGACATCATCGCCGTCCCCGGAAACCCCAGCGAAACCATCACCGCCGTCGAGCACCCCTCTTTCGTCATGCTGAACGGCAAACACATCGCGATCGACGCACTGGCAACGTAG
- a CDS encoding HisA/HisF-related TIM barrel protein — MIVIPAIDLRGGKTVRMQQGDPSRETAYDGDPVARAKAFVAAGARRLHVIDLDGAFGSGENHDAIARICRAVDVPVQTGGGIRTLAQAQGRLDAGASYVILGTLLIEDERIARHIIGQLGEKVIAGIDARGAMIATHGWQERTPVNRDALVKRVAAWGVARVIHTEIGRDGTGDGFDIEALRAVAGDAPIKVTASGGARTIAHLKELQAAAPASVDAAIVGRALYEGTLDLSEAIAAVG, encoded by the coding sequence ATGATCGTGATTCCCGCCATCGACCTGCGCGGCGGAAAAACCGTGCGCATGCAGCAAGGGGACCCGTCGCGCGAGACCGCCTACGACGGCGATCCGGTCGCGCGAGCGAAAGCCTTCGTAGCTGCGGGCGCGCGGCGGTTGCACGTCATCGATCTCGACGGCGCGTTCGGCTCGGGCGAGAATCACGACGCGATCGCGCGGATCTGTCGTGCGGTCGACGTGCCCGTGCAGACGGGCGGCGGGATCCGCACGCTCGCGCAGGCGCAAGGGCGTCTCGACGCCGGAGCGAGCTACGTCATTCTCGGCACGCTCCTGATCGAAGACGAGCGTATCGCGCGCCATATCATCGGGCAACTCGGCGAAAAAGTTATCGCGGGAATCGATGCGCGCGGCGCGATGATCGCGACGCACGGCTGGCAGGAACGTACGCCGGTCAATCGGGATGCGCTCGTCAAACGCGTCGCCGCCTGGGGCGTCGCGCGCGTGATTCACACCGAGATCGGCCGCGACGGAACGGGCGATGGTTTCGATATCGAGGCGTTGCGCGCGGTTGCGGGCGATGCGCCGATCAAAGTTACCGCGAGCGGCGGTGCGCGAACGATCGCGCATTTGAAAGAGCTGCAGGCGGCGGCACCCGCGAGCGTGGATGCGGCGATCGTCGGACGCGCGCTCTACGAGGGCACGCTCGATCTGAGCGAAGCGATAGCCGCGGTCGGCTAA
- a CDS encoding citrate/2-methylcitrate synthase, translated as MHGNGRIGSNSQGLRRTSTISTTGITVDRGLEGVVVGSTLLSNVEGKEGRLTYRGYDIHDLAPKATFEEVVHLLLRGHLPTPAELDTLKKELGSRRMLPGPLIAAMQGAPKDAWPMDVLRTIVSGLALFSPVNPYGAHESTVYTAIELIAKMPTIVATWDRIRRGLDPVEPRTDLSQAANFLYMCKGEEPGHVAEDALDTYLVLLADHGFNASTFSARVTASTKADIYAAITSALATLEGEAHGGAASAVGRVLLEVGRPDRAEIYVREVLARGERIMGMGHREYKVRDPRAQHLEEESKALAASGDPKWYQIARALEDASNKVLQETKPDRRIYANVDFYSAPLFYSLGFPGDEFTPLFACGRIAGWSAHVLEQLADNRLIRPQVQYTGPPVHPFEPIEQRTENGTSPV; from the coding sequence TTGCATGGAAACGGGCGGATTGGCTCAAACTCTCAAGGGCTACGGAGGACCTCAACCATTTCTACCACCGGTATCACAGTCGATCGCGGGCTCGAAGGCGTCGTCGTCGGGAGCACGTTACTTAGCAATGTCGAGGGCAAAGAAGGTCGACTGACCTATCGCGGCTACGACATTCACGATCTCGCGCCGAAGGCGACGTTCGAAGAAGTCGTCCATCTGCTGCTGCGCGGCCACCTGCCGACGCCGGCGGAATTGGATACGCTCAAGAAAGAGCTCGGTTCGCGGCGCATGCTGCCCGGGCCGTTGATTGCGGCGATGCAAGGCGCGCCGAAGGACGCCTGGCCGATGGACGTGTTGCGCACGATCGTTTCGGGCCTCGCGCTTTTTTCGCCGGTCAACCCGTACGGCGCGCACGAGTCGACCGTTTACACGGCGATTGAACTGATCGCGAAGATGCCGACGATCGTGGCGACGTGGGATCGCATTCGTCGCGGGCTCGACCCGGTCGAACCGCGCACGGACCTTTCGCAGGCGGCCAACTTCTTATACATGTGCAAGGGCGAAGAGCCGGGGCACGTTGCGGAGGATGCGCTCGACACCTATCTCGTTCTGCTAGCCGATCACGGCTTTAACGCATCGACGTTTTCGGCGCGCGTGACCGCCTCGACGAAAGCGGATATTTACGCCGCGATCACGTCGGCGCTCGCGACGCTCGAGGGCGAGGCTCACGGCGGCGCGGCTAGTGCCGTCGGCCGGGTGCTGCTCGAAGTCGGGCGCCCCGATCGTGCCGAGATCTACGTGCGCGAAGTGCTCGCCCGCGGCGAACGAATCATGGGCATGGGGCATCGCGAGTACAAAGTGCGCGATCCGCGCGCGCAGCATCTTGAGGAAGAATCCAAAGCTCTCGCCGCCAGCGGCGATCCCAAGTGGTACCAGATCGCGCGCGCGCTCGAAGACGCATCCAACAAGGTGCTCCAAGAAACCAAGCCCGACCGCCGCATCTACGCAAACGTCGACTTCTATTCGGCGCCGCTCTTTTACAGTCTGGGATTTCCCGGCGACGAGTTCACGCCGCTCTTCGCATGCGGACGAATCGCGGGCTGGAGCGCGCACGTGCTCGAGCAGCTCGCGGACAATCGCCTGATCCGTCCCCAAGTGCAGTATACGGGGCCGCCCGTGCATCCGTTCGAACCGATCGAACAGCGCACGGAAAACGGAACCTCGCCGGTTTAG
- a CDS encoding DUF5069 domain-containing protein → MEPLDLTKQPPRSPHEQINGLVMMARTVDKLRAALPGGNAGDYRMEGFSTRLLEHLDIQEDDLRAVVALAQSDDDVAAWLRKHTDPARYEAINRLLVNRTLADLKDRADFETRYPSAVGLPAQTPLFDVLERDDALLTR, encoded by the coding sequence ATGGAACCGCTAGATTTAACCAAACAGCCCCCTCGGAGCCCCCACGAGCAGATCAACGGCCTCGTGATGATGGCGCGGACCGTCGACAAACTGCGAGCGGCGCTTCCCGGCGGCAATGCCGGCGACTATCGGATGGAAGGCTTCAGTACTCGGCTTCTGGAGCATCTCGACATCCAGGAAGACGATCTGCGCGCCGTGGTAGCGCTCGCGCAGAGCGATGACGACGTAGCCGCGTGGCTGCGCAAGCACACGGACCCCGCACGTTACGAGGCCATCAATCGCTTGCTTGTCAATCGCACGCTCGCCGACCTCAAGGATCGGGCGGATTTCGAAACGCGCTATCCGAGCGCCGTCGGCCTCCCCGCGCAAACGCCGCTCTTCGACGTTCTCGAGCGCGACGACGCGCTCTTAACGCGCTAA
- a CDS encoding D-alanine--D-alanine ligase: MTSKKPKVAVVMGGASAEREISIQTGSGVLRALQSLGYEAKSLDYDAGFIEAIRRLEPDVVFNALHGPGGEDGQIQGVLDFLQIPYTGSGLEAAALAMDKHLTKKLLAAEGLPTAPWDLFDLSGGTLPLLPGSLDLPLVVKPRYEGSSAGVTIVRSHEQWTQAMIDAAARYDEVMAEEFVAGREFTCGVLGEEALPIVEIVSNKDEFYTYEAKYGAGGSTHIVPARIDDDLAARMQMLALSMHRLIGLRDYSRTDFIVSNEGRPYILEVNTLPGLTPTSLLPDACNAIGLSYEALIARLVTYAHARNPAI; this comes from the coding sequence GTGACGAGTAAGAAACCCAAGGTCGCCGTCGTGATGGGCGGGGCCAGCGCCGAACGCGAGATCTCGATTCAGACCGGATCGGGCGTTCTGCGCGCGCTGCAGTCGCTCGGCTACGAAGCAAAATCGCTCGACTACGACGCCGGGTTTATTGAAGCGATCCGGCGGCTGGAACCCGACGTGGTCTTCAACGCGCTGCACGGTCCCGGCGGTGAAGACGGGCAGATTCAAGGCGTGCTGGATTTCTTGCAGATCCCATACACGGGCAGCGGTCTCGAAGCGGCGGCGCTCGCCATGGACAAGCATCTCACCAAGAAACTGCTCGCGGCCGAAGGGCTGCCGACGGCGCCGTGGGATCTCTTCGACCTCTCGGGCGGCACGCTGCCGCTGTTGCCGGGATCGCTCGATCTGCCGCTGGTCGTTAAACCGCGTTACGAAGGCAGCAGCGCCGGCGTGACGATCGTGCGCTCGCACGAACAGTGGACGCAAGCCATGATCGACGCGGCGGCGCGCTACGACGAGGTCATGGCCGAGGAGTTCGTTGCGGGCCGCGAGTTCACGTGCGGCGTTCTCGGCGAGGAGGCGCTGCCGATCGTCGAGATCGTCTCGAACAAGGACGAGTTTTACACCTACGAGGCAAAATACGGCGCCGGCGGCAGCACGCACATCGTGCCCGCGCGTATCGACGACGATCTCGCGGCCCGCATGCAGATGCTCGCGCTTTCGATGCATCGGCTGATCGGTCTACGCGACTACTCGCGCACGGATTTCATCGTCAGCAACGAGGGCCGCCCCTACATCCTCGAGGTCAACACCCTGCCGGGACTCACTCCCACAAGCCTGCTGCCCGATGCCTGCAACGCCATCGGCCTCAGCTACGAAGCCCTCATCGCCCGCCTCGTCACCTACGCCCACGCCCGCAATCCCGCCATCTAA
- a CDS encoding glycosyltransferase family 39 protein, whose protein sequence is MSARSIPLIAGVAAFLVHLVANPHYGFFRDELYFIICGLHPQLGYVDQPPVVPLLAAMTQLFGHSLILLRAVPALFAGACVYVTCLLVAEFGAASFAQILAALVVFFTGVLMSFGTKLSPDTVGLVTWPLLALIVVRLSNGADPRLWLAAGLVAGISIESKYSVVFFIAALALGLLLTPQRRLLFSRWAAGGALLAALIALPNFLWQWSYGFPMLALLEAGQNGKNVNVSPLLYLAQEAIITGVVLAVVWIAGLVWLLRTANFRFLGYAYLLLIAEMMIFHGKHYYPADVYPILIAAGAVVCERWTRASRIARYAAVAVVLIVGIALAPMALPVLPEATFVRYSASLSGALHISQTATQTERGRDEGALPGDWADMHGWPELAQTVKRVYEALPPSDRAQAVVLGDNYGGASAVEFFAPGIPVISVHNQYWLWGTRRYSGNVLVQMGGTCFASDHLYTSRTVVTTFHSRWAITSEQHLPIAVCRGIRKPLADVWKTSRAYI, encoded by the coding sequence GTGAGCGCGCGTTCGATCCCCTTGATTGCGGGCGTTGCGGCATTTCTCGTGCATCTCGTTGCGAATCCGCATTACGGCTTCTTCCGCGACGAACTGTACTTTATCATCTGCGGCCTTCACCCGCAGCTCGGCTACGTCGATCAGCCGCCCGTCGTTCCGCTGCTCGCGGCGATGACGCAACTCTTCGGGCATTCGCTGATTCTGCTGCGCGCCGTTCCCGCGCTCTTCGCGGGAGCGTGCGTCTATGTAACGTGCCTGCTCGTTGCCGAATTTGGAGCCGCGTCGTTCGCGCAAATCCTCGCGGCTCTCGTCGTGTTCTTCACCGGCGTGCTCATGAGCTTTGGTACGAAGCTTTCCCCCGATACCGTTGGCCTGGTAACGTGGCCGCTGCTGGCGCTCATCGTCGTACGTCTTTCGAACGGCGCCGATCCGCGGCTGTGGCTGGCTGCGGGGCTGGTCGCCGGCATTTCGATCGAAAGCAAGTACAGCGTGGTGTTTTTCATCGCGGCGCTGGCGCTCGGGCTGCTGCTCACGCCGCAGCGGCGATTGCTCTTTTCGCGCTGGGCCGCCGGCGGCGCGCTACTGGCGGCGCTGATCGCGCTGCCGAATTTTCTGTGGCAATGGTCCTACGGGTTTCCGATGCTGGCGCTGCTCGAGGCCGGGCAGAACGGAAAGAACGTCAACGTTAGTCCGCTGCTCTATCTGGCGCAGGAAGCGATCATCACGGGCGTCGTTCTGGCCGTCGTTTGGATCGCCGGGCTCGTTTGGCTGCTTCGCACGGCGAACTTCAGATTTCTCGGCTACGCGTATCTGCTGTTGATCGCCGAGATGATGATCTTTCACGGAAAGCATTACTATCCGGCCGACGTCTATCCGATCCTGATTGCGGCCGGTGCCGTGGTTTGCGAGCGCTGGACGCGCGCGAGCCGGATCGCACGCTATGCGGCGGTCGCCGTGGTGCTGATCGTCGGGATCGCGCTCGCACCGATGGCGCTTCCCGTGCTTCCCGAGGCGACATTCGTGCGCTATTCCGCCTCGCTGAGCGGCGCGCTGCACATTTCGCAGACGGCGACGCAGACCGAACGCGGTCGTGACGAAGGCGCGTTGCCGGGCGACTGGGCCGACATGCACGGCTGGCCGGAGCTGGCGCAAACCGTGAAACGCGTCTACGAGGCGCTGCCGCCGAGCGATCGCGCTCAAGCCGTGGTGCTCGGCGACAATTACGGCGGGGCTTCAGCGGTCGAGTTCTTCGCGCCGGGTATTCCAGTCATCAGCGTGCACAATCAGTACTGGCTCTGGGGCACGCGCCGATACAGCGGAAACGTCCTCGTGCAGATGGGTGGTACGTGCTTCGCTTCGGATCATCTTTACACCAGCCGGACGGTCGTCACGACGTTTCATTCCCGCTGGGCGATTACGAGCGAACAACATCTGCCGATCGCCGTCTGTCGCGGTATTCGCAAGCCGCTTGCCGACGTTTGGAAAACGTCGAGAGCCTATATCTAG
- a CDS encoding UDP-N-acetylglucosamine--N-acetylmuramyl-(pentapeptide) pyrophosphoryl-undecaprenol N-acetylglucosamine transferase — protein sequence MNVLFAGGGTGGHLYPAIAIADALRARANVRFVGTADRLEASIVPQAGYPLAYVTSRPLARKLSPTTLLTVGANALGIAQALRTLRAARPDIVIATGGYVCFPVVVAARILRLLRLSSAPIALLEPNARPGLTNRLLAPLVDEIWGAFPAGDGAFAANYVRTGIPVRASLRRHNNRIEAARRLGLDPNRRTLLAIGGSLGARSINEAVAALVTRRALPRDWQVLHVSGERDYAYMQAEERELFGDNHAVLVPYLPDLADAYAVSDLVLARSGASTLGELAALGLPSILVPYPFAAEEHQLANATAFERAGAAAILPDRELGADALWWTFSKLLESSRLPAMRTAARALAPGDPVATILTRIEALLARRERA from the coding sequence ATGAACGTGCTCTTTGCCGGCGGCGGCACGGGCGGTCATCTCTATCCCGCGATCGCAATCGCCGACGCGCTGCGCGCGCGCGCGAACGTACGATTCGTCGGTACGGCCGATCGCTTGGAAGCCTCGATCGTGCCGCAGGCGGGCTATCCACTCGCGTACGTTACGAGCCGTCCGCTCGCGCGAAAGCTTTCGCCGACGACGCTGCTGACGGTGGGCGCGAACGCGCTCGGCATCGCCCAAGCGTTGCGCACGCTGCGCGCGGCGAGGCCCGACATCGTTATCGCCACCGGCGGGTATGTCTGTTTCCCGGTCGTCGTCGCCGCGCGCATCCTGCGGCTGCTGCGCTTGAGTTCCGCGCCGATCGCGTTGCTCGAGCCAAACGCGCGCCCGGGCTTGACCAATCGTCTCTTGGCGCCGCTCGTCGACGAAATTTGGGGTGCCTTTCCCGCCGGCGACGGCGCGTTTGCCGCCAACTACGTTCGCACGGGTATTCCGGTACGCGCGAGCCTGCGGCGGCACAACAATCGCATCGAGGCCGCGCGGCGGCTGGGGCTGGATCCCAATCGCCGCACGCTGCTGGCGATCGGCGGCAGTCTCGGCGCGCGTTCGATCAACGAGGCGGTTGCGGCGCTCGTCACGCGGCGAGCGTTGCCGCGCGATTGGCAAGTGCTGCACGTCAGCGGCGAGCGCGACTACGCATACATGCAGGCCGAAGAGCGCGAACTGTTCGGCGACAACCACGCGGTGCTCGTGCCCTATCTGCCCGATCTGGCCGACGCCTACGCGGTGAGCGATCTCGTGTTGGCGCGTTCGGGCGCGTCGACGCTCGGCGAACTCGCCGCTCTCGGCTTGCCGTCGATTCTGGTTCCATATCCGTTCGCCGCCGAGGAGCATCAACTCGCCAACGCAACGGCCTTCGAGCGAGCCGGCGCCGCGGCGATTCTTCCGGATCGGGAGTTGGGAGCCGACGCGCTCTGGTGGACGTTCTCCAAGCTGCTCGAATCGTCGCGCTTGCCGGCGATGCGTACGGCCGCGCGCGCGCTGGCTCCCGGCGATCCGGTCGCTACGATTCTCACGCGGATAGAGGCGCTGCTTGCGCGAAGGGAACGTGCGTGA